A region from the Candidatus Thiothrix putei genome encodes:
- a CDS encoding hydrogenase maturation protease has translation MKTAIIGIGSPFGDDQAGWLAIDSLQEEPWVKAQEAAGILTLQKLDRPGMSLLEHWHGYDHVMLIDAVISTQHAPGMLFKLQPEELALLEFPTSSHGFGIAEVLALGETLGLLPKQLDIWGVAVPFHNVDSNSLTTGIVCTGVADVLDWK, from the coding sequence GTGAAAACCGCCATTATCGGCATCGGCTCACCGTTTGGGGATGATCAGGCAGGCTGGCTGGCGATTGATAGCTTACAGGAAGAACCGTGGGTGAAAGCGCAGGAGGCAGCAGGTATCCTGACACTGCAAAAACTGGATCGCCCCGGCATGAGCTTACTGGAACACTGGCACGGTTATGACCATGTGATGCTGATTGATGCAGTCATTTCCACCCAACATGCGCCGGGGATGCTCTTCAAGCTCCAGCCAGAGGAATTAGCGTTACTTGAATTCCCCACTTCATCCCACGGCTTTGGTATTGCAGAAGTGCTGGCGCTGGGAGAAACCTTGGGATTATTACCCAAACAACTCGACATCTGGGGTGTCGCGGTGCCATTTCACAACGTTGACTCAAATTCCCTTACCACTGGAATTGTCTGTACTGGTGTAGCTGACGTTCTTGATTGGAAATAA
- a CDS encoding DUF559 domain-containing protein, which yields MEKENNKIHRDLARNLRKNMTLPEQQLWKALRKCQLNGYRFRRQMVLGRYIADFVCLEARLVIELDGNHHGEQQGYDRERDNWMQQQQFQVLRFWNHEILNHQEAVLQQIRQALQRSHHAS from the coding sequence ATGGAAAAAGAAAACAATAAAATTCACCGCGATCTTGCCAGAAATCTGCGCAAGAACATGACATTGCCAGAACAGCAGTTATGGAAAGCCTTGAGGAAATGCCAACTAAACGGCTATCGTTTTCGCCGCCAAATGGTGCTGGGGCGTTATATCGCTGATTTTGTTTGCTTGGAGGCACGGTTAGTGATTGAACTGGATGGTAATCATCATGGCGAGCAACAAGGTTACGACCGCGAACGCGACAACTGGATGCAGCAACAACAGTTTCAAGTACTGCGCTTTTGGAATCACGAAATACTGAATCACCAAGAAGCCGTTTTACAACAAATCCGCCAAGCCTTACAACGCAGTCACCACGCCTCTTAG
- a CDS encoding DUF3616 domain-containing protein yields the protein MLARIPWVQENGNTTLQAPAAQLPIHKDGNALLDALHDDPHLGAFLRIPGKDNGFDIEGLAVVGQRVFLGLRGPVLRGWAVILELAVEADNDAPSTLQLVKIGKGKRPYRKHFLPLNGLGVRDLCVQGNDLLILAGPTMSIDGPVRVYRWLGGANPNADSLVTTEASQIVTEIPHGHGDDHAEGMCLWQQADGQDALLIVYDNAAQARKRGKDGVLADLFLITSG from the coding sequence TTGTTAGCGCGTATCCCATGGGTGCAAGAAAATGGGAACACCACCTTGCAAGCACCTGCTGCACAATTACCGATCCACAAAGACGGTAATGCGCTGCTGGATGCGTTGCACGATGACCCGCACCTCGGCGCATTCCTGCGTATTCCCGGTAAGGATAACGGTTTCGACATCGAAGGGCTGGCCGTGGTGGGTCAGCGCGTGTTTCTCGGTTTGCGCGGCCCTGTGTTGCGTGGTTGGGCGGTGATTCTGGAATTGGCGGTGGAAGCCGATAATGATGCGCCCTCTACCTTGCAGCTTGTCAAGATAGGTAAAGGCAAGCGCCCTTACCGCAAGCATTTTCTGCCACTCAATGGTTTAGGGGTGCGGGATTTGTGCGTACAGGGCAATGATTTGCTGATTCTGGCAGGGCCAACCATGAGTATTGACGGGCCGGTGCGGGTCTACCGTTGGTTAGGTGGGGCAAACCCGAATGCTGACAGCCTAGTCACAACAGAAGCCTCACAGATTGTGACTGAAATCCCCCACGGTCACGGCGATGACCATGCCGAAGGCATGTGTTTGTGGCAGCAGGCGGATGGGCAGGATGCACTGTTGATTGTGTATGACAATGCGGCACAAGCGCGGAAGCGGGGCAAAGACGGTGTATTAGCCGATCTTTTCCTAATCACAAGCGGTTGA
- a CDS encoding PIN domain-containing protein yields the protein MKERSFLDTNILLYTDDSKEPEKQAQALALLKSGWQTGNAVISTQVLQEYFAAATRKLSVPVETARRKIELLSARADVFSIAPDDIVQAIDLHRLHNFSFWDSLIVRMAQKSACTVLLSEDMQDGRVIGNVRIVNPFA from the coding sequence ATGAAAGAACGTAGCTTTCTCGATACCAATATCCTGCTCTACACCGATGACAGCAAAGAGCCGGAGAAGCAGGCGCAAGCCCTCGCCCTGTTGAAATCCGGCTGGCAAACCGGCAATGCGGTTATTTCCACGCAGGTGTTGCAGGAATATTTTGCCGCTGCCACACGCAAACTGTCAGTACCTGTAGAAACCGCCCGTCGCAAGATCGAATTGCTCAGTGCGCGTGCGGATGTGTTTAGTATTGCACCTGACGATATTGTGCAAGCGATTGATTTGCATCGCCTACACAACTTTTCATTTTGGGATTCACTGATTGTACGCATGGCGCAGAAAAGTGCTTGTACCGTGCTGTTGTCGGAAGACATGCAGGATGGGCGGGTGATCGGTAATGTGCGGATTGTGAATCCGTTTGCTTGA
- a CDS encoding DUF3616 domain-containing protein, with the protein MTPVQLTFAPPALACRDALSAVVPIGDTLWVANDETTHLERLTYQGETPDGNPHYAAHTRINLHDYVKLPVAMDADDNEVDVEGLACADGYLWLVGSHSLKRKQPKSGNASKGIERLATLTIPYSVKT; encoded by the coding sequence ATGACGCCTGTTCAGCTTACCTTCGCACCACCGGCGTTGGCGTGCCGCGATGCCCTTTCTGCCGTCGTGCCAATCGGTGATACCTTGTGGGTTGCTAACGACGAAACCACCCATCTGGAACGCCTCACCTACCAAGGTGAAACACCGGATGGCAACCCGCATTATGCCGCCCACACCCGTATCAATTTGCACGATTATGTGAAACTGCCCGTCGCCATGGATGCCGATGACAACGAAGTCGATGTGGAAGGCTTGGCCTGTGCCGATGGTTATTTGTGGCTGGTTGGTTCGCACAGCCTTAAACGTAAACAGCCCAAATCCGGTAATGCCAGCAAAGGCATTGAGCGGCTGGCAACGCTGACTATACCTTACAGCGTCAAGACCTGA
- a CDS encoding MDR family oxidoreductase encodes MFKALILSQVEGKTHAEIRRLNVDNLPEGEVLVDIAYSSLNYKDGLAVTGTGKIIRNFPMVPGIDFAGTVAESASDRFKPGDQVILTGWGVGEHHWGGFAQKARVKADWLVPMPAGLDAKQAMIIGTAGFTAMLCVMALEEAGVTPDSGNLVVTGAAGGVGSVSVLLLSQLGYAVTAVSGRPETQDFLTGLGAKAFISREEMSRPAHPLESQNWAGAVDVVGGNTLARVLAEMQYGGTVAACGLAGGFELNTTVMPFILRNVGLRGVDSVSCPAERRLRAWERLAAAMPPSAYAELGCAIALEEVPQAAKDILAGRIQGRLLVNLNL; translated from the coding sequence ATGTTTAAAGCACTTATCCTGAGTCAGGTGGAAGGCAAAACCCACGCAGAAATCCGCCGCCTTAATGTTGACAATTTGCCTGAAGGCGAAGTCTTAGTCGACATTGCCTATTCATCGCTCAATTACAAAGATGGGCTGGCGGTCACGGGTACTGGCAAAATTATCCGCAACTTCCCGATGGTTCCGGGGATTGATTTTGCGGGGACAGTCGCCGAATCCGCATCCGACCGCTTCAAACCGGGTGATCAGGTGATCCTCACCGGCTGGGGGGTCGGCGAACACCACTGGGGTGGTTTTGCCCAGAAAGCGCGGGTCAAAGCCGATTGGTTAGTCCCCATGCCAGCGGGCTTGGATGCCAAACAAGCAATGATCATCGGCACCGCAGGCTTTACCGCCATGTTGTGTGTGATGGCGCTGGAAGAAGCGGGTGTAACCCCCGATTCCGGCAACCTGGTCGTCACGGGTGCAGCAGGCGGTGTGGGCAGCGTGTCGGTATTGCTGCTGTCACAACTCGGCTACGCGGTCACGGCGGTATCCGGTCGCCCGGAAACGCAAGATTTCCTGACGGGTTTGGGCGCAAAAGCCTTTATTTCACGCGAAGAAATGAGCCGACCGGCACATCCCTTAGAAAGCCAAAACTGGGCCGGTGCGGTGGATGTGGTCGGTGGCAACACCTTGGCACGGGTTTTGGCTGAAATGCAATACGGCGGCACGGTGGCGGCTTGCGGTTTAGCCGGAGGTTTTGAGCTGAACACCACAGTCATGCCGTTCATTTTACGCAATGTCGGCCTGCGCGGGGTGGATTCAGTGAGTTGCCCAGCAGAACGGCGGCTGCGTGCATGGGAACGCCTTGCTGCTGCCATGCCACCGAGTGCCTATGCCGAATTGGGTTGCGCGATTGCCTTGGAAGAAGTGCCGCAAGCCGCCAAAGACATTTTGGCAGGGCGCATTCAGGGGCGGCTATTGGTGAATTTGAACCTGTGA
- a CDS encoding AAA family ATPase, with translation MISPILRQTSALILARRQPEYRRFLHTRIDFGEQLIGIKGARGCGKTTVLLQHAQSCGLEASRILYIACDHPAMVDVDLYALAQTFYQEGGQLLLIDEIHKSKGFAVHLKAIRDTFDLQVIFSGSSALRLEHELADLSRRAVVHELPVLSLREFMEIETGQQFTAYALPDILANHANLAANVMQTLRPIEQFKKYLRYGAYPFYRESLDNYTSKLLEVINLTIDSDLASLYSIAPDKRDKLKKLLYMLCSTDPVELNISKLSAGVGTSWPTLSRYLDSMSAGSLVHIVRGGSGMRTVNKPDKLLLDNTNLFYALCASPNVGSLRESFFVSQLSYQHQVHYHDKGDFVVDERWVFEIGGAGKTLKQLAQHPEGYAVVDDVVIGDGRRIPLWLFGMLY, from the coding sequence ATGATTTCCCCCATCCTCCGTCAGACATCCGCCTTAATCCTTGCCCGACGGCAACCCGAATACCGCCGTTTCCTGCACACTCGCATCGACTTCGGCGAGCAACTGATCGGCATCAAGGGCGCACGCGGTTGTGGCAAGACCACCGTGCTGCTGCAACACGCGCAAAGCTGCGGCTTGGAAGCCTCGCGCATCCTGTACATTGCCTGCGACCACCCGGCGATGGTGGATGTGGATTTGTATGCCTTGGCGCAAACCTTTTACCAAGAAGGCGGGCAACTGCTGCTGATCGACGAAATCCACAAGAGCAAGGGCTTTGCCGTTCACCTCAAGGCGATCCGCGATACCTTTGATTTGCAGGTGATCTTTTCCGGCTCGTCGGCGTTGCGGCTAGAACACGAACTGGCGGATTTGTCGCGGCGTGCGGTGGTACATGAGCTGCCGGTACTGTCATTGCGTGAATTCATGGAAATCGAAACCGGGCAACAGTTCACGGCTTATGCCCTGCCCGACATCCTCGCCAATCACGCCAACTTGGCGGCAAACGTCATGCAAACGCTGCGCCCGATTGAACAGTTCAAGAAATACCTGCGTTACGGTGCTTACCCGTTCTACCGCGAATCGCTGGACAATTACACCAGCAAGCTGCTGGAAGTGATCAACCTGACGATTGATTCCGACCTTGCCAGCCTCTACAGCATCGCCCCCGACAAACGGGATAAGCTGAAAAAGCTGCTGTACATGCTGTGCAGCACTGACCCGGTGGAGTTGAACATTTCCAAACTGAGCGCGGGGGTGGGTACATCCTGGCCGACGCTTTCGCGTTATCTCGACAGCATGAGCGCGGGCAGTCTGGTGCATATTGTGCGTGGTGGCAGCGGGATGCGCACCGTCAACAAGCCGGACAAGCTATTGCTGGATAACACCAACCTGTTTTACGCGCTGTGTGCCAGCCCCAATGTCGGCTCGCTCCGTGAAAGTTTTTTTGTTTCACAACTGAGTTACCAGCATCAGGTGCATTACCACGACAAGGGTGATTTTGTGGTGGATGAACGTTGGGTGTTTGAGATCGGCGGTGCTGGCAAAACCCTCAAGCAGCTTGCCCAGCACCCAGAAGGCTATGCGGTGGTCGATGATGTGGTCATCGGCGATGGCAGGCGGATTCCGTTGTGGTTGTTTGGGATGTTGTATTGA